A DNA window from uncultured Methanoregula sp. contains the following coding sequences:
- a CDS encoding Coenzyme F420 hydrogenase/dehydrogenase, beta subunit C-terminal domain, whose protein sequence is MSKKGDMLYAWTNDAEIQKKAELGGAVSALWKFALETKMVDAVLAVTKGVDLYDAVPVIITDPKDIAKTAGSLHCGTLLMPKLVKKYLDGAKDKKIGVTVKGCDAMGFYELAKRKQINLDNIVMIGVNCGGSVSPVLARKMIREKYDVDPEKVHKEEIDKGQFIIEYEGGHKGISVDELEEAGFGRRSNCRRCKMKIPRQADLACGNWGVIGPKAGKATFIEVCSEKGASLIDGAVKKGILATEAANPKGLEIRGKVEGAMLKLGDKWRKHDFEALGEGKDRLKKILSETARCIKCYQCIDVCPICYCVDCTTKNPAMVPPGELPVNFMFHLIRYSHIADSCVNCGQCEEVCAAEIPNALIMHSQQVELEKMFGHVPGVNMELPLMAYAEEKEERGRLNNTGSDLIYQNVFNPVPRK, encoded by the coding sequence ATGTCAAAGAAAGGCGATATGCTCTATGCCTGGACAAATGACGCAGAGATCCAGAAGAAAGCCGAACTCGGTGGCGCAGTATCCGCCCTCTGGAAGTTTGCGCTCGAGACGAAAATGGTCGATGCAGTCCTTGCCGTAACCAAGGGTGTTGACCTGTACGATGCCGTCCCGGTCATCATCACCGACCCCAAGGACATTGCAAAGACCGCCGGTTCACTCCACTGCGGGACCCTCCTCATGCCCAAGCTCGTCAAGAAGTACCTTGACGGTGCAAAGGACAAGAAGATCGGTGTCACCGTCAAGGGCTGCGATGCCATGGGGTTCTATGAACTCGCCAAGCGCAAGCAGATCAACCTTGACAACATCGTCATGATCGGCGTCAACTGCGGTGGATCGGTCAGCCCGGTCCTTGCCCGCAAGATGATCCGGGAGAAGTACGATGTCGACCCCGAGAAGGTCCACAAGGAAGAGATCGACAAGGGCCAGTTCATCATCGAGTACGAGGGAGGCCACAAGGGCATCTCCGTTGACGAGCTCGAAGAGGCAGGCTTTGGCCGCCGTTCGAACTGCCGCCGTTGCAAGATGAAGATCCCACGGCAGGCAGACCTTGCCTGCGGAAACTGGGGAGTCATCGGCCCCAAGGCCGGAAAGGCAACCTTTATCGAGGTCTGCTCCGAGAAGGGTGCATCCCTCATCGACGGCGCTGTCAAGAAAGGTATCCTTGCAACCGAGGCCGCCAACCCCAAGGGTCTTGAGATCCGCGGAAAGGTCGAGGGCGCAATGCTCAAGCTTGGCGACAAGTGGCGCAAGCACGACTTCGAAGCCCTTGGCGAGGGCAAGGACCGGTTAAAGAAGATCTTAAGCGAGACCGCCCGGTGCATCAAGTGCTACCAGTGCATCGATGTCTGCCCGATCTGCTACTGCGTTGACTGCACGACCAAGAACCCGGCCATGGTTCCCCCGGGCGAGCTGCCGGTCAACTTCATGTTCCACCTGATCCGGTACTCCCACATTGCCGACTCCTGCGTGAACTGCGGGCAGTGCGAGGAAGTCTGTGCCGCGGAGATCCCAAACGCCCTCATTATGCACTCCCAGCAGGTCGAGCTTGAGAAGATGTTCGGCCACGTGCCGGGCGTCAACATGGAACTCCCGCTCATGGCCTATGCCGAGGAGAAAGAGGAGCGTGGGCGGCTCAACAACACGGGAAGCGACCTGATCTACCAGAATGTGTTCAACCCGGTTCCCCGGAAATAA
- the fdhF gene encoding formate dehydrogenase subunit alpha, which produces MEDMKNALKYTATTCPYCGVGCGLNLVSQGNKLVGVEPYKRSPINEGKLCPKGATCWETVQKPGRLTKPLIKKGDKFEEASWDEAIDLITKKFKEVSDKLGPRALGFHTSCRTVNEDCYALQKWARVAFQTNNVDNCARICHGPSVAGLSLSFGSGAATNPFEDVLNSDLIVIWGSNAVEAHPLAARRVMQAKKKGIPIVVVDPRYSPTARLADKYIRFNPSTHIALANNMMYYIIKEGLEDKEYIKERTKGFEDLKKTVEKYADATKIHGVPQETVLEFARQYAKAKNAVIIYCLGITELTTGTDNVRSMGNLALLTGNVGRPGVGVNPLRGQNNVQGACDMGAYPNVFSGYQAVAVPENRAKMEKAWFMKEGSLPDWYGVTLTEQITQCGDPIKAMYILGLNPVVSYPDSNHVRRSLDKLDFLVIQDIYWNESCEYADVVLPGTCFAEKDGTFTSGERRVNRVRKAVDGPGESKYDWEIIGMLAKKMGLKGFDWKSAKDVWDDMRSVTPGQFGVTYEKIEKPEAIHWPCPTIEHPGTPILHIGKFSAADGKGTMFGLEYRPPAEVADAEYPFTLMTGRIIFHYHTRTQTDRSPTLHNDVPENYMQMNTLDAKELGIKPYEKVKVTSRRGESIAIARVTDDVGPKVLYMPMHFAHGANDLTNTALDPLSKMPELKHCAVKVEKITGA; this is translated from the coding sequence ATGGAAGATATGAAAAATGCTCTTAAGTATACAGCAACGACCTGTCCGTACTGCGGTGTGGGCTGCGGCCTGAACCTCGTATCCCAGGGGAATAAGCTCGTTGGTGTCGAACCGTACAAGCGGTCCCCGATCAACGAGGGCAAGCTCTGCCCGAAGGGTGCAACCTGCTGGGAGACGGTCCAGAAGCCGGGCCGGCTGACCAAGCCTTTGATCAAGAAGGGCGACAAGTTCGAGGAAGCCTCGTGGGACGAAGCCATTGACCTGATTACAAAGAAGTTCAAGGAAGTCTCCGACAAGCTCGGCCCCCGGGCCCTTGGTTTCCATACCTCGTGCCGTACCGTCAACGAGGACTGCTATGCCCTGCAGAAGTGGGCACGGGTCGCGTTCCAGACCAACAACGTCGACAACTGCGCCCGTATCTGCCACGGACCCTCGGTTGCCGGTCTCTCGCTCTCGTTCGGTTCCGGTGCAGCAACGAACCCGTTCGAGGATGTCCTGAACTCAGACCTGATTGTCATCTGGGGTTCCAACGCCGTTGAGGCCCACCCGCTGGCCGCCCGCCGCGTCATGCAGGCCAAGAAGAAGGGAATCCCAATCGTGGTCGTCGACCCCCGGTACAGCCCGACAGCACGGCTTGCCGACAAGTACATCCGGTTCAACCCATCGACCCACATTGCCCTTGCCAACAACATGATGTACTACATCATCAAGGAAGGACTTGAGGACAAGGAGTACATCAAGGAACGGACAAAAGGCTTCGAGGACCTCAAGAAGACGGTCGAGAAGTATGCCGATGCCACGAAAATCCATGGTGTCCCGCAGGAGACCGTCCTGGAGTTCGCCCGCCAGTATGCGAAGGCAAAGAACGCGGTCATCATCTACTGCCTCGGCATCACCGAGCTCACCACCGGTACCGACAACGTCCGTTCAATGGGCAACCTCGCTCTCCTGACCGGTAATGTCGGACGCCCCGGTGTGGGTGTCAACCCGCTCCGTGGCCAGAACAATGTGCAGGGTGCCTGCGACATGGGTGCTTACCCGAACGTCTTCTCCGGCTACCAGGCCGTTGCCGTTCCCGAGAACCGTGCCAAGATGGAGAAGGCCTGGTTCATGAAGGAAGGCTCCCTGCCCGACTGGTATGGTGTCACCTTAACCGAGCAGATCACCCAGTGCGGCGACCCGATCAAGGCGATGTACATCCTTGGCCTGAACCCGGTCGTCTCCTACCCGGACTCGAACCATGTCCGGAGATCCCTCGATAAGCTTGACTTCCTCGTTATCCAGGATATCTACTGGAACGAGAGCTGCGAGTACGCAGATGTGGTCCTGCCCGGCACCTGCTTTGCCGAGAAGGATGGAACCTTCACCAGCGGCGAGCGCCGTGTCAACCGTGTCCGGAAGGCCGTTGACGGTCCCGGCGAGTCGAAGTACGACTGGGAGATCATCGGCATGCTTGCAAAGAAGATGGGCCTCAAGGGCTTTGACTGGAAGAGTGCCAAGGATGTCTGGGACGACATGCGCTCGGTCACCCCCGGCCAGTTCGGCGTGACCTACGAGAAGATCGAGAAGCCCGAGGCCATCCACTGGCCCTGCCCGACCATCGAGCACCCGGGAACACCTATCCTCCACATCGGAAAGTTCTCCGCAGCGGATGGCAAGGGCACCATGTTCGGCCTCGAGTACCGCCCGCCCGCGGAAGTTGCCGATGCCGAGTACCCGTTCACCCTGATGACCGGCCGTATCATCTTCCACTACCACACAAGAACCCAGACCGACCGGAGCCCGACCCTCCACAACGATGTGCCGGAAAACTACATGCAGATGAACACGCTGGATGCAAAGGAACTCGGCATCAAGCCGTACGAGAAGGTCAAAGTGACAAGCCGCCGTGGCGAATCCATTGCCATTGCACGCGTAACCGACGATGTGGGACCGAAAGTTCTGTACATGCCTATGCACTTTGCCCATGGTGCAAACGACCTCACCAACACCGCACTCGATCCGCTCTCCAAGATGCCCGAGCTCAAGCACTGTGCTGTCAAGGTCGAGAAGATCACGGGGGCCTGA
- a CDS encoding formylmethanofuran dehydrogenase subunit E family protein — MQTGPHEETPEALKASMERGGVRPQLQEEILRLAEFHTYPAPGVLIGAFMVDYALELLGVTPDQKLYGVCETPKCLPDALQVLAHITTGNNRLKIVPIGKFAITINAPTEDPTAEAIRVYVDLEKLKKYPTIDVWYANSPAFDKKTMKGRLFDEIFRAGRQILSYERVVVPVNKKKKWTSVTCPKCGETVPDYLMEGDRCAACGSMKYYRNT; from the coding sequence ATGCAAACAGGCCCCCATGAAGAGACTCCGGAAGCACTGAAAGCCAGTATGGAACGGGGCGGTGTACGGCCGCAGCTCCAGGAAGAGATCCTCCGGCTCGCGGAATTCCACACCTACCCGGCCCCGGGCGTACTCATCGGTGCGTTCATGGTGGATTATGCCCTGGAACTGCTCGGTGTTACTCCCGACCAGAAACTCTACGGGGTCTGCGAAACCCCCAAATGCCTTCCCGATGCCCTGCAGGTGCTGGCCCATATCACCACCGGGAACAACCGGCTGAAGATCGTGCCCATCGGGAAATTCGCGATCACCATCAACGCCCCCACCGAAGACCCGACTGCCGAGGCAATCCGGGTCTATGTCGATCTCGAGAAACTGAAAAAATATCCAACTATCGATGTCTGGTATGCCAACAGCCCGGCCTTTGATAAAAAGACCATGAAGGGGAGACTCTTCGATGAGATCTTCCGTGCCGGACGGCAGATCCTGTCCTATGAGCGGGTGGTGGTGCCGGTGAACAAGAAGAAGAAATGGACGTCGGTCACCTGCCCGAAGTGCGGGGAGACTGTGCCGGATTATCTTATGGAAGGGGACCGGTGTGCTGCCTGCGGGTCGATGAAATATTACCGGAATACATAA
- a CDS encoding class I SAM-dependent methyltransferase: MYPVIAHQILKRADIDCGHCLDIGCGPGNLSLSLATFSDLRVFAMENSRNMYRIAKENIQKYRLDARVRPVFGHPEMIPFDDECMDLVVSGGSFFFWKNLSAGFAECRRVLRPGGLAYIGGGFGTAELRDTIASRMRTIDPSWDAKCDDAYRRCHPMEVRVALAGAGISGYDLILDDSGYWIVFTRE, from the coding sequence GTGTATCCGGTCATCGCTCACCAGATTCTCAAACGGGCGGATATCGATTGCGGTCACTGTCTGGATATCGGCTGCGGCCCGGGAAATCTTTCCCTGTCTCTTGCAACCTTCTCCGATCTCAGGGTCTTTGCCATGGAAAATTCCCGGAACATGTACCGGATTGCAAAGGAGAACATACAAAAATACCGGCTTGACGCACGGGTCAGACCGGTCTTCGGTCACCCGGAGATGATCCCGTTTGACGATGAATGCATGGATCTTGTTGTCAGCGGCGGATCGTTCTTCTTCTGGAAGAACTTATCAGCGGGATTTGCCGAATGCAGACGGGTGCTCAGGCCCGGGGGACTGGCCTATATCGGGGGTGGTTTTGGCACCGCAGAACTCCGCGACACCATCGCATCCCGTATGCGCACAATCGACCCGTCCTGGGATGCGAAGTGTGACGATGCGTATAGGAGATGTCATCCAATGGAGGTCAGGGTTGCCCTTGCCGGAGCCGGTATTTCCGGATACGACCTGATCCTGGATGACTCAGGGTACTGGATTGTATTCACCCGGGAGTAA
- a CDS encoding metal-dependent hydrolase, whose amino-acid sequence MLPEVSGTKKTASMITRHHLGLALICGLIITSAVVGFDPARELLILAGVGLGAILPDIHMKQPKKIRPLTIAWYIIQFGKRVCTPVLCRMYRAVWNIRIPPDDKRLTHSLHGILFFWGIFAGISGIVCILSGGIIPVSAATGFMCGLLMGMAFHLTEDICTRKGIQVLYPFTKTDIHGSIRPCDTSDNRIRRFHIQHGLVLVAFLSLQAIVVWPAYCYIPFALLALSACIGAMICQSEIRIEMDGRADPTPAEAMAA is encoded by the coding sequence TTGCTGCCTGAAGTTTCCGGCACTAAAAAAACTGCATCCATGATCACCCGCCACCATCTCGGGCTTGCCCTGATCTGCGGCCTCATCATCACCAGTGCTGTGGTTGGGTTTGATCCGGCCCGGGAACTCCTGATACTGGCAGGTGTCGGCCTCGGGGCCATCCTGCCGGATATCCATATGAAACAACCGAAAAAGATCCGTCCCCTTACGATTGCATGGTATATCATCCAGTTCGGGAAACGGGTATGCACCCCGGTTCTCTGCAGGATGTACCGGGCAGTCTGGAACATCCGGATCCCTCCGGACGACAAACGACTGACCCATTCACTCCACGGGATCCTCTTTTTCTGGGGAATATTTGCAGGAATTTCCGGTATCGTATGCATCCTTTCCGGAGGTATTATTCCGGTTTCTGCTGCAACAGGATTCATGTGCGGGCTCCTGATGGGAATGGCATTCCATCTTACCGAAGACATCTGCACAAGAAAAGGAATCCAGGTTCTCTATCCGTTCACAAAAACCGATATCCATGGCTCGATTCGCCCCTGCGATACGAGCGACAACCGGATACGCCGTTTCCATATCCAGCACGGGCTGGTTCTTGTTGCATTCCTCTCCCTCCAGGCTATCGTTGTCTGGCCGGCATACTGCTATATTCCCTTTGCTCTCCTGGCCCTCAGTGCCTGCATCGGCGCCATGATCTGCCAGTCCGAGATCAGGATCGAGATGGATGGAAGGGCAGATCCCACACCCGCAGAGGCAATGGCAGCATGA
- a CDS encoding TOBE domain-containing protein, which yields MKISARNQIKGTVKTMKKGPVSTEVVITIAGGNEIVSSITTHSAEKMNLREGMTVYAIMKASEVMVGTD from the coding sequence ATGAAGATCAGTGCACGAAACCAGATCAAGGGAACTGTGAAGACGATGAAGAAAGGCCCGGTCAGCACCGAGGTCGTCATCACCATTGCCGGCGGGAACGAGATCGTATCGTCCATCACCACCCACTCCGCAGAGAAGATGAACCTGCGGGAAGGAATGACCGTCTATGCCATCATGAAGGCATCCGAAGTGATGGTAGGAACGGATTAA
- a CDS encoding tetratricopeptide repeat protein — translation MRILIRKFLASDTMDDIDWTLIGLELFQNCRYEEAMTACRKALLTDPCSGVAWLIIGDSLYKLNRYQEAINVYDNVLSITPKNANAWLNIANAYYNLGQLHVALENVNKALSINPALSQAWLSKGRILRDLNQFEGAIGCYDRALEIDPAIKGIKKLDCIRSSGSYKKIHFSGM, via the coding sequence ATTCGTATACTGATCAGAAAATTTCTGGCATCGGATACCATGGATGATATTGACTGGACTTTAATCGGACTGGAGTTATTTCAGAATTGCCGGTATGAAGAGGCAATGACCGCCTGCAGGAAAGCATTGCTGACGGATCCGTGTAGCGGCGTTGCCTGGCTCATTATTGGAGATTCCCTGTACAAACTCAACCGGTACCAGGAAGCAATCAATGTCTATGATAATGTCCTGTCAATAACGCCGAAAAATGCGAATGCCTGGCTCAATATAGCAAATGCATATTATAATCTGGGCCAACTCCACGTTGCCCTCGAAAATGTGAATAAAGCATTATCAATAAACCCGGCTTTATCCCAGGCATGGCTCAGTAAAGGAAGGATTCTTAGGGATCTTAACCAGTTTGAGGGAGCAATCGGGTGTTATGACCGGGCTCTCGAAATAGATCCTGCAATAAAAGGGATTAAAAAACTGGATTGTATCCGCTCATCCGGTTCTTATAAAAAAATCCATTTCTCAGGTATGTAA
- a CDS encoding energy-coupling factor transporter transmembrane component T, whose product MNPETPEGIRNENGRGTRKLRRLEILRFRPGDSFLHRLDPRTKLLVVLTVSIIALLLSSLVVLVILFLFVLLLAAGSGILRRFLRALTLVLPLFILVLLLDSLFSKTSGGTVWFSQEVGFLHPEVTTAGILFATSMGFRLLSLAGVSFLFIMTTSHDDFTRSLRGLRLPPVLTFSLGYALRSTTTLTEDTRQIMDAQRSRGLELDRGTVIKNRSKLAALFIPVTVSLLKRSKNTADAMQARGYCQTMPHSCYRPPVFGRPDLLMGLILAGLVLFLLTLNWFFVA is encoded by the coding sequence GTGAACCCGGAGACTCCGGAAGGGATCCGTAACGAAAACGGAAGGGGAACCAGAAAACTTCGCCGGCTGGAAATACTCCGGTTCCGGCCGGGGGACTCGTTCCTGCACCGTCTCGACCCCCGTACAAAGCTTCTCGTTGTCCTGACCGTAAGCATCATTGCCCTCCTGTTAAGTTCGCTTGTGGTGCTGGTCATTCTCTTTCTCTTTGTCCTGCTGCTCGCCGCAGGCTCGGGCATTCTGCGCCGGTTCCTGCGGGCGCTCACGCTCGTTCTGCCCCTCTTCATCCTCGTCCTTCTTCTCGACAGCCTCTTCTCGAAAACATCGGGGGGCACGGTCTGGTTCTCGCAGGAGGTCGGATTCCTCCATCCCGAAGTCACGACCGCGGGGATACTTTTTGCCACATCAATGGGATTCCGGCTCCTCTCCCTTGCCGGGGTCTCGTTCCTCTTCATCATGACCACCTCGCACGATGATTTCACGCGAAGCCTGAGGGGCCTCAGGCTCCCGCCGGTCCTCACCTTCTCGCTCGGGTATGCTCTCCGGTCAACCACCACCCTCACCGAAGATACCCGGCAGATCATGGATGCCCAGCGGTCCCGGGGTCTTGAACTGGACCGGGGAACGGTCATAAAAAACCGCTCCAAACTCGCAGCGCTTTTCATACCGGTGACGGTCTCCCTCCTCAAGCGGTCGAAGAATACCGCCGATGCCATGCAGGCCCGGGGATATTGCCAGACCATGCCTCATTCCTGCTATCGTCCACCGGTCTTCGGCAGGCCGGATCTGCTCATGGGGCTCATCCTGGCCGGGCTGGTTCTTTTCCTCCTGACGTTGAACTGGTTCTTCGTCGCCTGA
- a CDS encoding ABC transporter ATP-binding protein, with protein MTNPDPVVITDLSFRYPETLSGRSILALRHLTLTMKRAEFVLITGPSGSGKSTLARCLNGLIPHATEGTMEGTVIIHGMDTKEHDTCEFASHVGMVFQDPGHQLVTGDAESEIVFGLEAKNLSREEIRARLDETVPLLKISHLLGKPISDLSWGERQRVAIASVLAMRPSVLVMDEPFSGIDAGSVRDLADLLRDLKRTLEITIIVFEHRTAYLLPLADRIIVMKAGTIVSDRKPGPRSTGESPSPGRASLPSRDTGKQALPLPSLSLRDIRYRYPGARSAALDGITVDFYPGEITVITGANGSGKTTLLKHCNGLLRPEQGSVLYGTEPLAGKTVAAAARTVGLLNQHADYQLFESTITDELAFGPRNLKKTPEEIRKIIAGVLEQCSLTHIDPKTPPLGLSGGEKQRVALAGILAMETPVIILDEPTFGLDQDLKKTFTAFLRQLSDKNRTVIVATHDEEFAFACGDRFITVLAGRIQTDERRPGRLVQGS; from the coding sequence GTGACAAATCCTGACCCGGTTGTCATTACTGACCTCTCGTTCCGGTACCCGGAGACCCTGTCGGGCAGGAGCATCCTCGCCCTCCGGCATCTCACGCTCACAATGAAGAGAGCAGAGTTTGTGCTCATCACCGGCCCGAGCGGGTCGGGAAAATCCACGCTGGCCCGGTGCCTGAACGGCCTGATTCCCCATGCAACGGAAGGCACCATGGAAGGAACGGTCATCATCCACGGTATGGATACAAAGGAGCACGATACCTGCGAGTTTGCATCGCATGTCGGGATGGTCTTCCAGGATCCCGGCCACCAGCTGGTGACCGGGGATGCCGAGAGCGAGATCGTCTTCGGGCTGGAGGCAAAAAACCTCTCCCGGGAGGAGATCCGGGCACGGCTGGACGAGACCGTCCCGCTCCTCAAGATCAGCCATCTCCTGGGAAAACCAATATCCGACCTCTCCTGGGGGGAACGGCAGCGGGTGGCCATCGCGTCGGTCCTCGCCATGCGGCCTTCGGTTCTCGTCATGGACGAACCGTTCTCCGGTATCGATGCGGGGTCAGTACGGGATCTCGCAGACCTTCTCCGGGATCTCAAAAGGACGCTTGAGATAACCATCATCGTCTTCGAGCACCGGACCGCGTACCTGCTCCCGCTTGCCGATCGCATCATCGTCATGAAGGCCGGAACGATCGTCTCCGACCGGAAACCCGGCCCTCGCAGCACCGGGGAATCCCCTTCGCCCGGGCGGGCATCCCTTCCATCCCGGGATACAGGGAAACAGGCTCTTCCTCTCCCATCGCTCTCGCTCCGGGACATCAGGTACCGGTATCCCGGCGCCCGGTCGGCTGCCCTTGACGGGATCACGGTTGATTTCTATCCGGGGGAGATCACAGTCATCACCGGTGCAAACGGATCGGGAAAGACAACGCTCCTGAAACACTGCAACGGGCTCCTTCGCCCGGAGCAGGGCTCGGTCCTGTATGGCACGGAACCCCTTGCCGGAAAGACCGTTGCCGCTGCGGCCCGCACGGTTGGCCTCCTCAACCAGCACGCCGATTACCAGCTCTTCGAGAGCACGATCACCGACGAACTCGCGTTCGGGCCCCGCAATCTTAAGAAAACACCGGAGGAGATCCGAAAGATAATAGCAGGGGTCCTTGAGCAGTGTTCCCTCACCCACATTGATCCGAAAACCCCCCCGCTCGGGCTCTCCGGGGGTGAGAAACAGCGGGTAGCCCTTGCGGGCATTCTTGCTATGGAGACCCCGGTCATCATCCTGGACGAACCTACCTTTGGCCTGGACCAGGATCTTAAAAAAACATTTACCGCATTTCTCCGGCAGCTGTCGGATAAAAACAGGACGGTCATTGTTGCAACCCATGACGAGGAGTTCGCTTTTGCCTGCGGGGATCGGTTCATAACAGTTCTTGCCGGCCGCATCCAGACAGACGAACGAAGGCCGGGCAGGCTGGTGCAGGGATCGTGA
- a CDS encoding ECF transporter S component: MAIKKPYFSLHEIALLSLCAALIVVLNSTFTLPLKIPGHTGIYWVVPVIIGVGIVKKPGAGTYIGLISGILATLFGLNTLHIFNLAIYLALGGMIDLAGLIFFYRLDHPAAGFVAGAAGNLAKMVVNYVLQTFLGIPAAFIVIGIGTASITHFIFGGIGGVIAALVLSRLLKAGVISRDKS; the protein is encoded by the coding sequence ATGGCGATAAAAAAACCGTACTTTTCCCTGCACGAGATTGCCCTTCTCTCGCTCTGCGCCGCACTCATCGTGGTCCTGAACTCGACTTTTACCCTTCCCCTGAAAATTCCCGGCCACACGGGCATCTACTGGGTGGTCCCGGTCATCATCGGGGTCGGCATCGTGAAAAAGCCGGGGGCGGGGACGTACATCGGCCTTATCTCGGGGATCCTCGCCACCCTCTTCGGGCTCAACACCCTCCATATCTTCAATCTCGCAATCTACCTCGCGCTTGGGGGGATGATCGATCTTGCCGGCCTTATCTTCTTCTACCGGCTCGACCACCCGGCAGCCGGCTTTGTTGCAGGAGCCGCGGGCAACCTTGCCAAGATGGTGGTAAATTACGTCCTCCAGACATTCCTCGGGATCCCTGCTGCATTCATCGTGATCGGTATCGGCACTGCATCCATAACCCATTTCATCTTCGGGGGCATTGGGGGCGTCATCGCGGCGCTCGTCCTTTCCCGTCTCTTGAAAGCCGGGGTGATCTCCCGTGACAAATCCTGA
- a CDS encoding ABC transporter substrate-binding protein — protein sequence MSAPHNKELIRTIYICIDDTDTLTGPRGTGKLARAIADTLKAEYPIFAVTRHQLYVHPDIPYTSHNSDAVIHVEAEGNDALDHIFETAEQVMLGDFLEGSDPGLAVASADQITASLIAYGQDAKCKILNQERARTLAKNLHIRLKGLGGTEDGVIGAMAGLGLATMKCDGRYLLRGRIRDITGPCTVEELFEHGVDEVCTMDGRQLTTGTIQLRPGKAPRTCPMSGKAVLFVREENGQLVEDKRD from the coding sequence TTGTCTGCCCCACATAACAAGGAGCTGATCCGAACGATCTATATCTGTATTGACGACACTGATACCCTGACAGGGCCCCGGGGAACAGGGAAACTGGCCAGAGCCATCGCAGATACCCTCAAAGCAGAATACCCGATCTTTGCAGTGACCCGCCACCAGCTGTACGTGCATCCCGATATCCCCTATACTTCGCACAACAGCGATGCCGTCATCCACGTTGAGGCAGAAGGAAATGATGCCCTGGATCACATCTTCGAGACGGCCGAACAGGTCATGCTCGGCGATTTTCTGGAAGGCAGCGATCCCGGCCTTGCCGTAGCCTCAGCGGACCAGATCACCGCATCGCTTATCGCCTACGGGCAGGATGCAAAATGTAAAATTCTCAACCAGGAGCGGGCCCGAACGCTTGCAAAGAACCTGCATATCCGGCTCAAGGGTCTCGGGGGCACGGAAGACGGCGTGATCGGCGCAATGGCAGGCCTCGGGCTTGCCACGATGAAATGTGACGGGCGCTACCTCCTGAGGGGAAGAATCCGGGATATTACCGGGCCCTGTACCGTGGAAGAACTCTTCGAGCATGGTGTCGACGAGGTCTGCACGATGGACGGCCGGCAGCTCACGACAGGGACCATCCAGTTACGGCCCGGCAAGGCACCCCGCACCTGCCCGATGTCCGGGAAAGCCGTCCTCTTCGTCAGGGAAGAGAACGGCCAGTTGGTGGAAGACAAACGGGATTGA
- a CDS encoding Tfx family DNA-binding protein, whose product MQRSLLTERQMEVLRYRKDGKTQQQIADIFHTSKANVCSIEKNARRKIQSAQETLSSLYLLDARLIFTLDAGSDLFDSIPHIIEQAGQAGIPAPGDPMDLINRIRNEKPDRIHGRYIKKAIDVYLESNGGLRFG is encoded by the coding sequence ATGCAAAGGAGCCTGCTCACGGAGCGTCAGATGGAAGTGCTACGATACCGCAAAGACGGGAAGACGCAGCAGCAGATCGCAGATATTTTCCACACATCGAAGGCTAACGTCTGTTCGATAGAGAAAAATGCCAGGAGAAAAATACAGTCCGCTCAGGAGACACTCTCCTCTCTTTACCTCCTGGACGCACGCCTGATCTTTACCCTGGATGCCGGATCCGATCTCTTCGATTCCATTCCGCACATTATTGAACAAGCCGGACAGGCAGGCATTCCTGCACCCGGCGATCCGATGGATCTCATCAACCGGATCCGTAACGAGAAACCCGATCGTATCCACGGGCGGTACATCAAGAAAGCTATTGATGTGTACCTGGAGAGCAACGGCGGGTTACGGTTCGGGTAG